A portion of the Thunnus albacares chromosome 23, fThuAlb1.1, whole genome shotgun sequence genome contains these proteins:
- the LOC122974826 gene encoding histone-lysine N-methyltransferase EHMT2-like has translation MDNSCPPKPKQNVKEQRNLSRKHDGETDKRTERAKKQLTDRHGEEEEEEEEEEEERKRRPIMPQHVVEVDVEINIVDNVGICDGQKTPPHPVKPCSKRKSTTPQRVRRKPRANAAAAAAAADVPSPSPGVPSSPSQASIISDTAAEELCNLRNYYSKQLRRINYISHEYLGQPAEPGVLTCIREPLRSLRLPSRVTIAQTARSLWTRVSGRRKLVQR, from the coding sequence ATGGACAACAGTTGTCCCCCAAAACCCAAACAGAACGTTAAAGAACAGAGGAACTTGTCCAGGAAACATGACGGTGAGACAGATAAACGGACAGAGAGGGCAAAGAAacaactgacagacagacatggagaggaggaggaggaggaggaggaggaggaggaggaaaggaagaggaGACCCATCATGCCCCAACATGTAGTTGAGGTGGATGTTGAAATTAACATAGTAGATAACGTTGGTATCTGTGATGGTCAGAAAACACCACCACATCCAGTTAAACCTTGTTCTAAACGGAAATCCACCACCCCTCAGAGAGTGAGGAGGAAACCCCGTGctaatgcagcagcagcagcagcagcagcagatgttcCCTCTCCGTCCCCAGGCGTACCCAGCTCTCCGTCCCAGGCCTCCATCATCTCTGATACTGCAGCTGAGGAGCTCTGCAACCTGAGAAACTACTACAGCAAGCAGCTGAGGAGaataaactacatttcccatgaatACCTAGGGCAGCCTGCAGAGCCAGGGGTGCTAACATGCATCAGGGAGCCGCTAAGGAGCCTCCGGCTGCCCAGCAGGGTGACCATCGCCCAGACGGCCCGTAGCCTTTGGACACGAGTCAGTGGGCGGAGGAAGCTGGTCCAGCGGTGA